In Tachysurus vachellii isolate PV-2020 chromosome 3, HZAU_Pvac_v1, whole genome shotgun sequence, one genomic interval encodes:
- the six4b gene encoding homeobox protein SIX4b isoform X2, giving the protein MSSSASEVIGADEIKRESSRALENRGSVKLATLDPAGLPMENSGSAAVAVECAPASLAFSPEQVACVCEALLQGGNVERLARFLWSLPQSELLRGNESILKAQAIVAFHQARYQELYCILENHNFSPCNHSSLQDMWYKARYTEAEKARGRPLGAVDKYRLRRKYPLPRTIWDGEETVYCFKERSRNALKDMYKRNRYPSPAEKRNLAKITGLSLTQVSNWFKNRRQRDRNPSEAQSKSESDGNHSTEDESSKGQDELSPRPLSSGSAGSVALGTSPALAYSDGATTVIQQIGDAKMSPLAPGMGFNGDLTNTNSHYLNGGAYVQSHGSNSLLNGLGATSGHFLTFDPQRVSHAQERLLGGSSVSYASYSMGAPETAVGKLDGMQPLSSHTEHGAVPSVVTFATTTSSSSSSSGAPHLSNYSMVNLSGVESNLGLPPLLLPSSSTAPSHGSAPLEGVVSDSSQHSGQPLLYTLNQAVKQEPLDIGVAYSYPSSMPLDQSGNLGYTASLFLSTNLNHSPNNGGPLAPAATAAITSVLSSTEGHPGLTHTARGLQETGGALPSDYRAQEAQLPLSDNLETPADTGEGPPGVCGDLDMEGKELAKLQTVQMDEDSNDL; this is encoded by the exons atgtcttcTTCTGCGAGTGAGGTGATTGGCGCCGATGAGATCAAGAGGGAGAGCTCGAGGGCACTGGAGAATCGGGGGAGTGTCAAGCTGGCCACGCTCGATCCGGCCGGGTTGCCCATGGAGAACTCTGGCTCGGCGGCGGTGGCTGTTGAATGCGCACCGGCCTCTCTAGCGTTCTCACCGGAACAAGTGGCATGTGTCTGCGAGGCACTGCTGCAGGGCGGCAATGTGGAGCGCCTTGCTCGCTTCTTATGGTCGCTACCGCAGAGTGAGCTTTTACGCGGCAACGAGAGCATCCTTAAGGCGCAGGCCATAGTAGCGTTCCATCAGGCGCGCTACCAGGAGCTCTATTGCATCTTAGAGAACCACAACTTCAGCCCGTGCAACCATTCGTCCCTGCAAGACATGTGGTACAAGGCGCGCTACACCGAGGCGGAGAAGGCACGCGGGAGGCCACTGGGCGCCGTGGACAAATACCGGCTGCGCAGGAAGTATCCGCTGCCGCGCACCATCTGGGACGGCGAAGAGACCGTGTACTGCTTCAAGGAGAGGTCGAGGAACGCGCTCAAGGACATGTACAAGCGCAACCGCTACCCGTCGCCGGCAGAGAAGCGGAACCTCGCCAAAATCACTGGACTTTCTTTGACGCAGGTCAGCAACTGGTTCAAAAACAGAAGGCAGCGGGACCGAAATCCATCAGAAGCTCAATCTAAAAG TGAATCAGATGGCAATCATAGCACAGAGGATGAGTCCAGTAAAGGACAGGATGAGCTATCTCCTCGCCCTCTCTCTAGTGGCTCTGCTGGTTCAGTTGCCCTTGGTACTAGTCCTGCTCTCGCATACTCCGATGGTGCCACCACTGTCATCCAGCAGATTGGAGATGCCAAAATGTCTCCACTTGCTCCAGGAATGGGTTTCAATGGTGACCTGACAAACACCAACTCTCACTATCTTAATGGTGGAGCATATGttcaatcacatggcagcaacagTCTCCTGAATGGACTTGGAGCCACAAGTGGTCACTTCTTGACCTTTGATCCACAGAGGGTCTCCCATGCCCAAGAGAGGCTACTGGGTGGCTCATCTGTGTCTTATGCATCTTATTCAATGGGGGCTCCAGAAACTGCAGTTGGAAAACTAGATGGTATGCAGCCTCTGAGTTCTCATACAGAACATGGAGCAGTGCCTTCAGTCGTCACCTTTGCCACCACCacatcatcttcctcctcttcctctggaGCTCCTCACCTCAGCAACTACAGCATGGTCAATCTTTCAGGGGTGGAGAGCAACCTGGGCCTTCCTCCTTTATTGCTACCGTCATCTTCTACAGCACCCTCTCACG GCTCGGCTCCACTGGAAGGGGTGGTCAGTGACTCGTCTCAGCACTCAGGTCAACCCCTGCTCTACACGCTCAACCAGGCTGTCAAACAGGAGCCTTTGGACATTGGGGTGGCTTACTCATATCCCTCCAGTATGCCCTTAGACCAAAGTGGCAACTTGGGTTACACAgcatccctctttctctccacaAACCTAAACCACTCACCCAACAACGGAGGACCCCTGGCCCCTGCAGCCACAGCTGCTATCACCTCTGTACTCTCCAGCACAGAAGGTCACCCTGGTCTGACTCACACTGCCCGCGGCCTCCAGGAAACTGGGGGAGCTCTGCCCTCAGACTACAGGGCACAGGAAGCACAGCTGCCCCTGTCCGACAATCTTGAGACCCCTGCTGATACTGGTGAGGGCCCTCCTGGGGTGTGTGGTGATCTGGACATGGAGGGAAAAGAGCTGGCCAAGCTGCAGACTGTTCAGATGGACGAGGACAGCAACGACCTCTGA
- the six4b gene encoding homeobox protein SIX4b isoform X1 produces the protein MSSSASEVIGADEIKRESSRALENRGSVKLATLDPAGLPMENSGSAAVAVECAPASLAFSPEQVACVCEALLQGGNVERLARFLWSLPQSELLRGNESILKAQAIVAFHQARYQELYCILENHNFSPCNHSSLQDMWYKARYTEAEKARGRPLGAVDKYRLRRKYPLPRTIWDGEETVYCFKERSRNALKDMYKRNRYPSPAEKRNLAKITGLSLTQVSNWFKNRRQRDRNPSEAQSKSESDGNHSTEDESSKGQDELSPRPLSSGSAGSVALGTSPALAYSDGATTVIQQIGDAKMSPLAPGMGFNGDLTNTNSHYLNGGAYVQSHGSNSLLNGLGATSGHFLTFDPQRVSHAQERLLGGSSVSYASYSMGAPETAVGKLDGMQPLSSHTEHGAVPSVVTFATTTSSSSSSSGAPHLSNYSMVNLSGVESNLGLPPLLLPSSSTAPSHAGSAPLEGVVSDSSQHSGQPLLYTLNQAVKQEPLDIGVAYSYPSSMPLDQSGNLGYTASLFLSTNLNHSPNNGGPLAPAATAAITSVLSSTEGHPGLTHTARGLQETGGALPSDYRAQEAQLPLSDNLETPADTGEGPPGVCGDLDMEGKELAKLQTVQMDEDSNDL, from the exons atgtcttcTTCTGCGAGTGAGGTGATTGGCGCCGATGAGATCAAGAGGGAGAGCTCGAGGGCACTGGAGAATCGGGGGAGTGTCAAGCTGGCCACGCTCGATCCGGCCGGGTTGCCCATGGAGAACTCTGGCTCGGCGGCGGTGGCTGTTGAATGCGCACCGGCCTCTCTAGCGTTCTCACCGGAACAAGTGGCATGTGTCTGCGAGGCACTGCTGCAGGGCGGCAATGTGGAGCGCCTTGCTCGCTTCTTATGGTCGCTACCGCAGAGTGAGCTTTTACGCGGCAACGAGAGCATCCTTAAGGCGCAGGCCATAGTAGCGTTCCATCAGGCGCGCTACCAGGAGCTCTATTGCATCTTAGAGAACCACAACTTCAGCCCGTGCAACCATTCGTCCCTGCAAGACATGTGGTACAAGGCGCGCTACACCGAGGCGGAGAAGGCACGCGGGAGGCCACTGGGCGCCGTGGACAAATACCGGCTGCGCAGGAAGTATCCGCTGCCGCGCACCATCTGGGACGGCGAAGAGACCGTGTACTGCTTCAAGGAGAGGTCGAGGAACGCGCTCAAGGACATGTACAAGCGCAACCGCTACCCGTCGCCGGCAGAGAAGCGGAACCTCGCCAAAATCACTGGACTTTCTTTGACGCAGGTCAGCAACTGGTTCAAAAACAGAAGGCAGCGGGACCGAAATCCATCAGAAGCTCAATCTAAAAG TGAATCAGATGGCAATCATAGCACAGAGGATGAGTCCAGTAAAGGACAGGATGAGCTATCTCCTCGCCCTCTCTCTAGTGGCTCTGCTGGTTCAGTTGCCCTTGGTACTAGTCCTGCTCTCGCATACTCCGATGGTGCCACCACTGTCATCCAGCAGATTGGAGATGCCAAAATGTCTCCACTTGCTCCAGGAATGGGTTTCAATGGTGACCTGACAAACACCAACTCTCACTATCTTAATGGTGGAGCATATGttcaatcacatggcagcaacagTCTCCTGAATGGACTTGGAGCCACAAGTGGTCACTTCTTGACCTTTGATCCACAGAGGGTCTCCCATGCCCAAGAGAGGCTACTGGGTGGCTCATCTGTGTCTTATGCATCTTATTCAATGGGGGCTCCAGAAACTGCAGTTGGAAAACTAGATGGTATGCAGCCTCTGAGTTCTCATACAGAACATGGAGCAGTGCCTTCAGTCGTCACCTTTGCCACCACCacatcatcttcctcctcttcctctggaGCTCCTCACCTCAGCAACTACAGCATGGTCAATCTTTCAGGGGTGGAGAGCAACCTGGGCCTTCCTCCTTTATTGCTACCGTCATCTTCTACAGCACCCTCTCACG CAGGCTCGGCTCCACTGGAAGGGGTGGTCAGTGACTCGTCTCAGCACTCAGGTCAACCCCTGCTCTACACGCTCAACCAGGCTGTCAAACAGGAGCCTTTGGACATTGGGGTGGCTTACTCATATCCCTCCAGTATGCCCTTAGACCAAAGTGGCAACTTGGGTTACACAgcatccctctttctctccacaAACCTAAACCACTCACCCAACAACGGAGGACCCCTGGCCCCTGCAGCCACAGCTGCTATCACCTCTGTACTCTCCAGCACAGAAGGTCACCCTGGTCTGACTCACACTGCCCGCGGCCTCCAGGAAACTGGGGGAGCTCTGCCCTCAGACTACAGGGCACAGGAAGCACAGCTGCCCCTGTCCGACAATCTTGAGACCCCTGCTGATACTGGTGAGGGCCCTCCTGGGGTGTGTGGTGATCTGGACATGGAGGGAAAAGAGCTGGCCAAGCTGCAGACTGTTCAGATGGACGAGGACAGCAACGACCTCTGA